Proteins from one Candidatus Saccharimonadales bacterium genomic window:
- the tuf gene encoding elongation factor Tu gives MADFDRTKPHVNVGTMGHVDHGKTTLTAAITAVLAKRLPSDVNKKVDYAQIDNAPEERARGITIASSHQEYESTKRHYAHVDMPGHADYVKNMITGAAQIDGAILVVAANDGPLPQTREHVLLAKQVGVPKILVFLNKMDLADPELVELVEMDIRELLAKNGFDEDAPIIKGSATKALEGDSASEDAIMELVEALDSYVPEPTRDLDKPFLMPIEDVFSIKGRGTVATGRIEQGIVKLNDPVEIVGIKATQTSVVTGIEAFKKNLNQGQAGDNAGLLLRGIEREQVERGQVLAKPGSVTPHTEFDAEVYILKKEEGGRHTPFSKGYKPQFYFRTTDVTGEVELPADKEMVMPGDTLTFKVTLLQPIAMEQGLNFAIREGGRTVGAGVVTKINK, from the coding sequence ATGGCAGATTTTGATCGAACCAAGCCTCACGTTAACGTTGGTACTATGGGCCACGTCGACCACGGTAAAACAACACTAACTGCAGCAATCACAGCTGTACTTGCGAAGCGACTTCCAAGCGATGTTAACAAAAAAGTTGACTACGCTCAGATCGATAACGCGCCAGAAGAGCGTGCACGTGGTATTACTATTGCTTCTTCTCACCAGGAGTATGAATCAACTAAGCGTCACTACGCTCACGTTGACATGCCAGGACACGCCGATTATGTTAAAAACATGATCACAGGTGCTGCACAGATTGATGGTGCTATCCTTGTCGTTGCAGCAAATGATGGTCCACTTCCACAAACTCGTGAGCACGTTCTACTTGCAAAACAGGTTGGTGTTCCAAAGATTCTTGTTTTCCTAAACAAAATGGACCTTGCTGATCCTGAGTTAGTTGAGCTAGTTGAGATGGATATTCGTGAACTTCTTGCAAAGAATGGTTTCGACGAAGATGCTCCTATCATCAAAGGTTCTGCAACAAAAGCTCTTGAAGGCGACAGTGCTTCTGAAGATGCAATTATGGAACTTGTTGAGGCTCTTGATAGCTACGTTCCTGAGCCAACACGTGATCTTGATAAGCCATTCCTTATGCCTATCGAAGACGTATTCTCAATTAAAGGCCGTGGTACGGTTGCCACTGGTCGTATCGAGCAGGGTATTGTTAAACTAAACGACCCAGTCGAAATCGTCGGTATCAAAGCAACTCAAACATCAGTTGTTACTGGTATCGAGGCATTCAAAAAGAACCTAAACCAAGGTCAAGCTGGCGACAACGCTGGGCTACTTCTCCGTGGTATTGAGCGCGAACAAGTTGAACGCGGTCAAGTTCTTGCAAAACCAGGTTCTGTTACTCCACACACAGAATTTGACGCTGAAGTATACATCTTGAAGAAAGAAGAAGGTGGCCGTCACACACCATTTAGCAAGGGCTACAAACCACAGTTCTACTTCCGTACTACTGACGTAACTGGTGAAGTTGAACTTCCTGCTGACAAAGAAATGGTTATGCCTGGCGATACCTTGACTTTCAAGGTTACACTTCTCCAGCCTATCGCAATGGAACAAGGTCTAAACTTCGCTATTCGTGAAGGTGGCCGAACTGTTGGTGCTGGTGTTGTTACTAAGATCAACAAATAA
- the rpsJ gene encoding 30S ribosomal protein S10 produces the protein MADKPAAEGLRIRIRLKAYDHKVIDQSAKQIIDTAIRTGASIAGPVPLPTRRSTFTVVKSPHVYKTGGETFEMRVHKRLIDITNATPKTIDSLQNLSLPAGVDAEIRM, from the coding sequence ATGGCAGATAAACCTGCAGCAGAAGGCCTACGAATTCGTATTCGCCTAAAAGCGTACGATCACAAGGTTATCGACCAATCAGCTAAGCAAATTATTGATACTGCAATCCGAACTGGTGCAAGTATTGCAGGTCCAGTACCACTTCCTACTCGTCGTAGTACATTCACAGTCGTAAAATCACCGCACGTTTACAAAACTGGTGGAGAAACATTCGAAATGCGTGTACATAAACGTCTTATCGATATCACGAATGCTACCCCTAAGACTATTGATAGTCTTCAAAACCTCAGCTTACCGGCTGGTGTTGATGCCGAAATTCGTATGTAG